Below is a genomic region from Xiphophorus hellerii strain 12219 chromosome 1, Xiphophorus_hellerii-4.1, whole genome shotgun sequence.
GCATGATGTTCTGCAGCAGGCGACAAGCTGCTGCATTTAGAGAGAATTCTCTGCTGGTCATCACATAGCTGTTCACCAACTATTAAAGgaaacatttgctttgttttaaattaacttcTAACCAAGATATTAAATGCAGTTAAATATGGCTCACCAAGGCAACTCAAAACTACTGATTAAGGCTTACTGTATTCATGAATTCATCATTTTTGAACAAGATCTTCAGAAGATGCCCCAACATGCCTTCTGGATCAGCTCTCCCTAGTGGCCAAGAGAGGTATgtcaaaaacatgcagaatatttaaatccGTGGAAGACTTGCAGttacaaaatctgttttcctctttttcataCCAGGATGCCGATCATCAAAAGGGTCAGGGTCCGCTTTGTGGTACTCTTCTGTCTCCTTTTCAACAAGCTCAGAGATTCTAAAAGTCAATAGAAGTCCACATTAAACACTCTTAAAGACCCTTTATTTCATTCTAACAGTATTACAGCTCATCACATACATCAGACACAAGCCTCCTACTTACTTTGTGAGGATGTTGACCAGCTCCTGTGTGTTGCCTTGCTGCTCCCTCTCCCACTGTTCCAGCAGAGCAGTCAGCTCTGCCTTTGAGTCCACGGAGGCAGATGCTGACGCCATGGTGACGCAACCTGCAAGGATAAAATGTGCTCATGTAAAATaccagaaattaaagttcattgtACATTGCAGCAGAACACAGAACAGGAAAGAACTTTATTCCCATGTTATATTCTCTTTGCTGGTTCATTTGGCCAAGTTTTCAGGTCATACTGAGATTCCAGGGACTGATGGAAACTTTTTAGAAACAATCTACCCTACAACTGATAATTCAGTCTAtagttaaatgtaaatattgagcTAATTTGAGCTacaatgaaaatgttgattCTCCTTACTACCCGATGCCCTCAAAACCAGTTAACTTATAACTCCCACTGTAATGGAAAAATCTCACAtagaacaaataaagaaaacacatagGTTAGTTAATGAGTGGCTGGGAGGTTCAAAGATAACCAGCTCAATGATCCGTGCAAATTACAATGAGAAAAGGTAACCCAGCAGAAAATGTTGGACAAGCTTTCTTGTGGTTCCtgcacttttcacatttttaagaaataccGTTTCACAGTAGCTCATCTCCCGTGCAAACTATCCCTTACTTTAATTTCCATAAAGAACGGACATGCCCTTTTTCCACTTAGCACTTGAGACACTCTCCACTCTAGGTCTCTGCACTTGCATTTTTgcatgttgttggtttttttttaaaatctcctctcatttcctgtttttgtcatGCATGTTGTCCCAGAGCTGAATATTTCTTACGAGGCATTACTGTTTTGACATAACCTGCTTAAAGTTCCTCTGCTGTTCTCTAACAGTGATCTTGGTGGAGGTTTCTACTCAGCGCTACTCAATTTGATGCTGAAAACGAGAAAGGTTATATAAACACAACAGAACATGTTGACGGTCTCACAGGAAGTTCTACCAGCTGATGTTTGCAAACCAAAAACAGACGCAGATGATCCGCTCTTCTGCTGCAGGTGCGGCTGTTCTCTTGGGAACACAACCGTCAAATTTAGCCtcttttcttaaaatatcaATTAAGTAAGAAATATACTATACAATAATTATGAAACAACAGTCCGAATACTTACCATGTATCCCCGTGTATTATTTAATGAGGTGTTTATTTACTACGCAGCAGGCAGCTGGAAACGCCGCTCACTACTGCGATGTTTGGCTACTTGAAAAGTGGCTAAACAAGAGAGCTAACCTCATTATTGTTACAAGCACACTTTCTCTTTCACAGCTTTAGTATTCCGTCATAACTCTGTGACTCCTCGGAACGTACAGCTTATTCCGCAGAATCTAGAGAATATGAGGACCGGTCAAATCTGCCTGCAATGGCACATACACGGCATTACAAGGTACTGGCAAAAACCTGGCTATTTAGCCAGCATGCTAACTTTACCTCGTTTTTCTTCTCAGTTCTTGCTTGGTTTGCCAAAGTTACACCGAGACGCAAATCCACCGACACAAGCCCCAACTTAATTATTGTTTGCCGAGTCTCAGCGCATCGATAGCTGTCTCTCAGGtactgctttatttatttttattgtagcttTGAGTGCACCGTTTGTTAGCATTATAGCGAACACGTTCTTCGCGTCATATCACTGGCGACTGTCCACTGTTAATGACAAATAGTGATGGGAATTTCTGCTCTTCGCAGAGAGCCGGCTCGTGTGGCTCGTCTCCCAAAGAAGAACCGGGTCATTCGGCTCCCAAACGGCTCTTTATTATCATTTGCAGCCCCATATTTCAGTACAACTTGggaaatagaaatgttttgcatGACAAATCCTTTTTACATTCAATGAAGCCTTATACTTTCTTAATATTATGTATTTGTTCTGCTACAAAAGTACACAttacttttgtacattttaataaaaaaacaaatgaacaaagcATTGCAAACAAATCTACCGAACAGAGCCGTAATAGTAActtactttctttttcattctctCTCTCCACTTCTCATATGGTGTGCTGCTCGTTGCACTCCCGTGTTTGTAGACTTCCCCCACTTTATAATGACTAAGGGCTCTCAGTGAGGAGCCGGCTCTCATAGCCGAAACGTTCGCGACCGACCCATCTCTAATGACgacacaattttgcaaaaatagcCTTTGTTTTAATGCAAGAATTTTAATAAAGCGTCACAGCATTTTCTTACAAATAGAATTTTCATGTTACATGAAATACAttgttgtaaaatatatttgcataatgtttaaatgaaataaatcaatgcaTTCAGAATACATGTGTCAGTGACTGTTAAGAGAATGGATATTAAATGTGAAGTATTTCATAAAGAGCCATCAAATTTCATAAATGCAAAGTAATGCACATTAAATCTTATCTCCAATAAAGTGGtgtcctttatttattttacaacaaataacaccacaaacaaaattagaaaataatctgttaaatctatccaaacaacaaaacacagacaaCATAAATATTACCATGCAATATGCCCATGAATTTGTACTTTTCTGgggtggaaaaaaagacaagacagATGCTTTCCCagtctttagtttttaaattgtgtcaGTGCACTTCATAATGGTCTTTTTCTTAAATTGCCTTACTTTGTAATGTCAGCGCAGGTAGTTTCAAAACCTTTAAATTAGTAGATATCATTAAGCGTAATAGTGTCATCACACATTTGTATCAACTTAGCCTGAAATCAACATTAATACTGTCTTCTACATGGtgtgcagaaaacaaaatggtCCCTTTAAACTGGaagcaaatatattttgtcaatttctaacaaagacacaaaattatGGACTTGTAAATTACCAGACAGTTTTCCAGATTGCCTAATTTCAACTTTGATAAACTTCGAGGAGGTGATGCAGCTGGTTCACAACTGCTGCCTCTGTTGATgctttttccaaattatttagTTGACAACAGTAATTTAACTCCTTCAAAAATGTctcttctttgttttaaaaggttttgcaaATAGTTgatttctgatatttatttatataatcaGAATGTTACATTCATCTCAATTACAttacagagcagcagcaggtagCAGGATAGTCATTCGTATGAACTTTGAACTCATTTCCGTACACAAAGTAAACATATGTTTTTCCTTTCCATGTGTAGGTGACCTTCGTGACGGGGATCAATTCAATGGTTTGACGctgcagacaaaaaaacccaaaaaacaattGTGTACATTTTGTATGCTAACAAAAGCTCCATTATGTGATAACATCTTTAAATACCTGTTGTAGAATACGTGACGTCCGTAAGAACTTGCCCTGATGATCCCCAACAAGTCGCTGTGCAGCCTGCACCACTGTAGGGTCTGGGAAGCCCATGACTGGATACACCTGTAGAgggtattaaataaatattgttgaaGTGGTGTCACTGTTTAAGGGGCATACACAGACATTTGTCAATGTAAGTGAAGAAAATGCATTCCGTTATCCACCAAGTGGTTTCCAACACTGTCACACAGGACGCACTCAATCTCGATGCGAGAAACAGTTTGACAACTTGTTTTTCACAGTCTTGGGACAAGTTGCTGCATGCAAAAGATACATGACTTACATGGCCTTAGCTCTAAAAGAGTATGtgtctaatatttaaaattttgttagCTTACCCTATGGACATAGGGTTacgataaaaataaatagtgtaCTGTGGTGTATATAGTGAAAACATATTTGCTCTGTCTTTTCTGCTTTTGCCTGTTAACAGACTTCCATGTTTTAGAGCAAACTAATGTTatcagtccaaaaaaaaaaatacaaaatgcacaACTGCTGCAAagcatttgtgtttattttacattgctGTGAAGGCATTGTGACGCACCAATTAATGcagaataattttaatttagccAGTTTGTAGGGTTTTTGAGGATTAGCAGTCTGTGTAAGGTCATGTCACAGAAACAATTGGAaataagtctggactttgactaggccactctaaaACATCAATTTTCTTTTAGCCATTCAGAGGTAAATTTGTCAGCATGCTTTAGGTCACTTTTATTACCAATATGCTCTTGAGCTTAAGATTATGAACTGATAGTAAAacattctccttcaggattttttGCTAGTGACCAGGTTCTGAAGAAGAAGCCAGGTAACCCCCAAGTATTATGTCTAAACATAATACAACCTGTGTTGGTTGGTTGTAATTTCACATAGTCAGGTAGgttttgactgatttttttccatcaatgaAATGgataataatttaaaagcaaTGTTTTGTAATTAGtcagttaatattttttcaaaaataccaTTTAACTTGTTGATCTgtaacatcaaatcaaaaaagcatatatatatatatatatatataagataaACTAACCACTACATGCTTTTCAACTTAACCATGTCAGTATTGCCATTTCCATCGAGTTAGTTATGTACATATGCGTGTAAGGaggaaagagaaataaaaagggAAATAGAGGGGACCTccaggaataaataaaatatatatataaataaataaattaaaaaattatagtAAACAAAtgcctgcgacagactggcaacctgtccagggtgtaccccgcctctcgcccagaacgtagctggagataggcaccagcaaccctcccgaccccattagggacaagggtgaacagaaaatggatggatggatggatagtaaACAAATGCTAATAATGGTAGCTAATCTGGTGTAGAGGGAAAGTTAGTTTATCTTGAAAGCACAAACTAACTATTAATACGTTTTAATAGAACTCTAACAACATTCATCAatgaaaagattaatttatatAACAACCAGGCAACAATTTCACCTCTTTCTAAGacctaaatatataatttagccatattttttacaaaaacaacataaaaaggaGAATTTACCAAGTACTGAGAATCCCTGAAGAGCTCCTTGCCTGACACTTGACTGAGGTTTGACACCTGAAGACCGCTCAATTGTTCAACAACATAATTGTCAGAGTTGTTTGTCCTGcaagcaaaaacacaactgaTCATTTTACAGCATCTTCAGACACTGGAACCACCTCAGAAAACTCCTTTTAATATGGAGGAGCCTTCTGTTGGGCCCCATCACCATGGCTGAGCTTGGCCACCTTACAAAGATGCTTCTACATAGAATCTCAtgcttttggttctgatccttGTTCCTTTAATACAGGTGAGGGTTAGAAAAGAAATGGATCAGGAAATCAAGAGCTTTGGTAGATAAACATgtgttaagttgcacaaaattcaagaccaaactttagctttaaaagagaacaaacacagcttttattaacatttgcaaatggagaaaacatacaaagctcacatctcagtgagaatcggatgagttctgacttggggctgaacgtCCCCTCATTTACATAGGATACATCACACACTACTTAGTCACACCCCCTGGCTCAAGTGTCAGGTAAAAATCTATGCGTTACTTATCTGTAAGTTTCAGTCGAGCAGGgttgcatacacattcacagctcaactttAGGCGTTTCTCCAAAAAGCCTCTCTGCTGATTTCTAAACAGGTACTAGTAACTGAATTTCAACAAACTAGGCTTATCACCTTAGCCATGTTTCACATTTCTAACTGCTGAACACCCTGTTCTTCACTTATTTGAAGAGGGTCAGAAGAGCATATATCCTGTTGAGCTGCAACAgagtgcaaacctttaataaaaacatcattaagtgtacattcaaatttatttaaacattgctactaaatttttccttcacacaTGGTTAACAATACTCTACCATTTCACAGTGAGGAGGATGAAGACCAAAAGTTGCTGTTTTCCATGACATGTGGTACATTGCTTTGATCCTTGCCCATGACAGTGTGCACAACTGAAACGAAAGATAAACTTTCTAAATGCAAATACAGTATTCAgcagtgttttttaaatattctcatTATCTTACTGTCATTAGGAATAAAATACATACTTTTCCCTCCCTCTTCCGCTGCAGTGGTGGCAACGATCACCTCCATGACGAAAACCAGATCCATTACACACCCAACATACTTtctgttgaagaaaataaaGGGAAGAAAGACACTTGATTTTATCACACCAACGAACTTCAAATATTTCCTGAGTAGAAAATACTTACATTACCACAGCCTGCACAGTCTTTGCAAGGTTTCCTCCCGCTTCCTAAACAATCATGGCAAGGCTAGAACaacagaataaattacacacTTATTTGTCATTTAGAAACATACATCAGGTAGAGTAAAATCACCTGATTCTTTTGATAATTAGTGAAACATTGAGTCAATCAGAGAAATGCACATTTGtcttttagatatttatttagaCTATCAGAGTAATGGCGAAATCCTCAGAGATCAGGCTAAAAAGAGAAGTAGGgaaggaaggagaagaagaagttaAACTTAACACATGCAATACTCTTTAATATCTGCTTCAGTCACATACAAAGCGCCTCCGATCCAGCTCCCACATCTCAGGGAGTCTTTTTCTCAGGCTTCTTACAAAGAAAGAAGCCTGGGTTTTTCCCCTGAGCCAAAAACCAGTTCAAAGAAGTTTtgctaaagaagaaaaaacctcCCTGAAACCTTCGTTACCATAAGACTAGAATCCAAACTTAAAGAATTGCATAAAAATACATGTGTAATGACGtttacagagaaaacaaaaatcacaagagCTAATTATTTTTCCCGTCATGCATCATTTGTATAGCTTACCTTCATAGATGAGGTGTAGGGAACCTTCATTTTCTGTTCGCCATCCACAAAAAAAGTGGGTGCTTTGGCAGGAATGTCCCACGGTCCTGGAGGGTGCTGAACATAGGCATCCACTGGCTGGCCTGATCAATATTAACCAATATAAATTGTCATATGGgtcagaaaatttaaa
It encodes:
- the ssuh2rs1 gene encoding protein SSUH2 homolog isoform X2, with the translated sequence MESQPIMSGGQYKNYGIANPGYVPAAAGAAAMSAPPVAEHASPSAPPAGMFDNMPGYEGTVAGGGGFLPPPMPAQPVPQPSPGPEQPHWNIPSITEDTARDAFSLYASSKCCYSSAPAKDGVIINMESFNTYRYRLETFTESRSTEWSHEPYNGQPVDAYVQHPPGPWDIPAKAPTFFVDGEQKMKVPYTSSMKPCHDCLGSGRKPCKDCAGCGNKVCWVCNGSGFRHGGDRCHHCSGRGRENCAHCHGQGSKQCTTCHGKQQLLVFILLTVKWTNNSDNYVVEQLSGLQVSNLSQVSGKELFRDSQYLVYPVMGFPDPTVVQAAQRLVGDHQGKFLRTSRILQQRQTIELIPVTKVTYTWKGKTYVYFVYGNEFKVHTNDYPATCCCSVM
- the ssuh2rs1 gene encoding protein SSUH2 homolog isoform X3 translates to MNTMTEGHAMSAPPVAEHASPSAPPAGMFDNMPGYEGTVAGGGGFLPPPMPAQPVPQPSPGPEQPHWNIPSITEDTARDAFSLYASSKCCYSSAPAKDGVIINMESFNTYRYRLETFTESRSTEWSHEPYNGQPVDAYVQHPPGPWDIPAKAPTFFVDGEQKMKVPYTSSMKPCHDCLGSGRKPCKDCAGCGNKVCWVCNGSGFRHGGDRCHHCSGRGRENCAHCHGQGSKQCTTCHGKQQLLVFILLTVKWTNNSDNYVVEQLSGLQVSNLSQVSGKELFRDSQYLVYPVMGFPDPTVVQAAQRLVGDHQGKFLRTSRILQQRQTIELIPVTKVTYTWKGKTYVYFVYGNEFKVHTNDYPATCCCSVM
- the ssuh2rs1 gene encoding protein SSUH2 homolog isoform X1; the protein is MDYQRLTSHGQHQNHGIANPGYIPAAAWPAAMSAPPVAEHASPSAPPAGMFDNMPGYEGTVAGGGGFLPPPMPAQPVPQPSPGPEQPHWNIPSITEDTARDAFSLYASSKCCYSSAPAKDGVIINMESFNTYRYRLETFTESRSTEWSHEPYNGQPVDAYVQHPPGPWDIPAKAPTFFVDGEQKMKVPYTSSMKPCHDCLGSGRKPCKDCAGCGNKVCWVCNGSGFRHGGDRCHHCSGRGRENCAHCHGQGSKQCTTCHGKQQLLVFILLTVKWTNNSDNYVVEQLSGLQVSNLSQVSGKELFRDSQYLVYPVMGFPDPTVVQAAQRLVGDHQGKFLRTSRILQQRQTIELIPVTKVTYTWKGKTYVYFVYGNEFKVHTNDYPATCCCSVM